The Palaemon carinicauda isolate YSFRI2023 chromosome 43, ASM3689809v2, whole genome shotgun sequence genome window below encodes:
- the LOC137633785 gene encoding uncharacterized protein, with amino-acid sequence MDLPSTSSHTPQQPDTVPPSIQIDEFDESSVRLWKIFREAIQPLYFMILCWVNPTWARGSNFKDYLESQGVSINEVKRNLSKDQRDKFTNPTSHNTWDISMIHALLPFSKCLAGKNDEKWHKQNGSDPEMSLTILKNKRNETAHNPRIERGWCCLIIDELYELTIKIQEGLKLVVLGYVVNPEDKEEIEREMDRVFDNTRQKIHEIGKGGIGAEVFDEYQREIDFTKKMELLEEEGFPCLKKILEKFKSINPLNLITGTSSNPNISAEKIYTEMKLEGESGPCSVPIEDILNHVPHYDHSGLLLIKGMAGMGKTTLVKKIISDWLSKKDDIKGLSDFAILLYVECRDSIESFKDLLVAFFGDVHQKFKDNEIIDVCLAHKCLLSIDGYDQLNDKSSKLFLDVLTLKKSRKISVIVTTRPEFQVRFNNQVKSDYTTVSTISLEGIPKEKREEFVCKYYAVLGSANSPLQSLDELLQYLRKTMHSMHEVWGLPLNLALVTILWMNKPEVISNITTEAELYWQFYLLSLSKLMERLVKNPLTAHLPLSVLNDRVQQFIEKLCCESFKALQNDEINIPISTINHLSNSFSRLGLPAEELTGAFLKKVTTSQGSFLYSFPHKGMMEFMAALSFPMKLTNQCWDQSVNTATPTKIFEMLLGGSLPENLHKYQNMLIQMISLLHMGDEDEMKVSEDAKIEALELLVRSGVNDKDSVLRVLKNIKCDHSSARWIAQRFELFDEYTFIEDHTIDAYIALLRATDPPLPNREEIKIKIYLNDTDGLVKLQRQLSRHLINPSGIRLYNHYTGDSEPTVEERESIKNLLTNDCITYLGIWDPTFQIPPNIKDLRVRFKDPLSLDAFCQSLENTKQIEILGK; translated from the exons ATGGATCTCCCATCTACCAGTAGCCACACACCTCAACAACC agacaccgttcctccttcgatccaaatCGATGAGTTTGATGAGTCAAGTGTAAGATTGTGGAAGAttttcagggaagccattcagcctctttatttcatGATCCTTTGCTGGGTGAATCCCACATGGGCCCGAGGAAgtaacttcaaagactacctcgaaagccaaggggtCAGCATCAATGAAGTCAAGAGGAATCTTTCAAAGGATCAAAGGGATAAGTTCACGAATCCTACATCCCACAATACATGGGACATAAGTATGATTCATGCGCTTCTTCCATTTTCTAAATGTTTAGCTGGAAAAAATGACGAAAAGTGGCACAAACAAAATGGTTCCGACCCAGAAATGTCTTTAACCATCTTGAAGAATAAGAGAAATGAAACAGCCCACAATCCGAGAATTGAAAGAGGATGGTGTTGTCTCATAATAGATGAATtatatgaacttacaataaaaattcaagagggcttaaaacttgtTGTGCTCGGGTATGTAGTAAAccctgaggataaagaagaaatcgaaagagaaatggacagagtttttgataACACACGACAAAAGATCCATGAGATAGGGaaaggaggtataggagccgaggtctttgatgaatatcaaagggaaattgattTCACAAAAAAGATGGagttattggaagaagaaggcttcccttgcttgaagaaaattcttgaaaaatttaaaagcattaatcctctcaacctgataacaggaacctcttctaaccccaacatatcagcagagaagatttacacagaaatgaagctagaaggggaaagtggcccctgtagtgttcctatagaggacatactgaatcacgtacctcattaCGATCACAGTggactcttactgatcaagggaatggcaggtatggggaaaaccactctggttaagaagatcatttctgactggctcagtaagaaggatgacatcaaaggccttagtgactttgccatacttttgtatgtagaatgcagggattccattgaatcttttaaagacttgttagtggcgttttttggagatgttcaccagaaattcaaagataatgagattattgatgtgtgtttggctcaCAAGTGTCTACTCAGCATTGATGGGTATGACCAGTTAaatgataaatcatcaaaattattcctagatgttttgacactgaagaaatcccgcaaaattagtgttattgtgacaaccagacctgaatttcaggtgagattcaacaatcaggtgaaatctgattacacaactgtgtctacaattagtcttgagggaattccaaaggagaagagagaagagtttgtatgcaagtattatgcagtattggggtcagccaattctcctttgcaatcattagatgaactgttacagtatctgaggaaaacaatgcacagtatgcatgaggtgtggggactacccttaaatctcgctcttgtaacaattctgtggatgaataaaccagaggttataagcaacatcaccactgaagctgagctctactggcaattttaccttttgtctctCTCAAAGTTAATGGAGCGTTTGGTGAAAAACCCGCTCACAGCTCACTTACCACTAAGTGTATTAAATGATAGAGTTCAgcagtttattgaaaaactatgctgtgaatcattcaaagcattacaaaatgatgaaatcaatattccaatATCCACCATCAATCATTTATCCAactctttttctcgtttgggattgccagccgaagagctaactggcgccttcctgaagaaagtgaccacttcccagggctcctttctttacagtttccctcataaagggatgatggaattcatggcagctctgtctttccctatgaaattgacaaaccaatgctgggaccaatctgtaaacacagccacacctacaaagatctttgaaatgcttcttggagggagtctccctgaaaaccttcacaaatatcaaaatatgctgatacagatgatcagcctattgcatatgggtgacgaggacgagatgaaggtgtcagaagatgccaagattgaggcactggaactcctagtaaggtcgggagtgaacgacaaagactctgtgctaagagtcttgaagaatatcaaatgtgatcattcttctgcaagatggatagcacagaggttcgaGTTGTTTGATGAGTACACCTTTATTgaagatcatacaattgatgcgtacattgccctccttagagccacagatccccctctcccaaacagagaggaaattaaaatcaaaatataccttaatgacactgatgggttagttAAACTACAAAGGCAACTTAGCcggcatctcatcaa